Genomic segment of Dongia rigui:
GATGGGTTCCGCATCGGCCAGAAGGCGAGGGTTGCGCGCACCTTCCAGAATATCCGGCTCTTCTCGGGCATGTCGGTGCTGGAGAACCTGATGGTGGCGCAGCACAACAAGCTGATGCATGCCTCGGGCTGGACGGTGCTGGGCCTCCTTGGCCTGCCGTCCTTCCGCCAGGCGGAAGCAGCGGCCAAGGAACTGGCGGTGGAGTGGCTGGAGCGCGTGAAGCTGACACGTGTTGCCGACGAGCCGGCCGGCAGCTTGCCCTATGGCGATCAGCGCCGACTTGAGATCGCGCGTGCCATGTGCACCCAGCCCGTTCTGCTTTGCCTTGATGAGCCGGCAGCCGGTCTTAACCCGAAGGAATCGGGCGAGCTCAATGCGCTCTTGCTCTCGATCCGCGATGAGTTCGGCATTGGCCTGCTGCTGATCGAACACGACATGAGCGTGGTGATGGGCATTTCCGACCACATCGTCGTGCTGGATTACGGCGTCAAGATTGCCGATGGCACACCGGCGGAGATCCGCAACGATCCCGCGGTCATTCGTGCCTATCTCGGCGAAGAAGATACGGAATAGGTGGGCGCGATGCTGACGATCTCCCGCGTTCACACCTTCTACGGCCATATCGAGGCGCTCAAAGGCATCGATATGGAAATCAACCAGGGCGAAATCGTGACGCTGATCGGTGCCAACGGTGCCGGCAAGTCGACCTTGCTGATGACGATCTGCGGCACGCCGCGGGCGCGGTCGGGCCGCATCGTCTTCGAGGGCAAGGACATCGCCCAGTTGCCGACCTACGAGATCATGCGTCTCGGCATTGCGCAGTCGCCGGAAGGGCGCCGCATCTTCCCGCGCATGAGCGTGCAGGAAAACTTACGCATGGGGGCGATCACCGCCGACCCGCAATATTTCGAGGGCGATCTCGAACGCGTCTTCACGATCTTCCCCCGCCTCAAGGAACGCGCCACCCAGCGCGGTGGCACGCTCTCCGGCGGCGAGCAGCAGATGCTGGCCATCGCCCGCGCGCTGATGAGCCGGCCGCGCCTGCTGCTGCTGGATGAACCGTCGCTGGGTCTTGCCCCGATCATCGTGCGGCAGATCTTCTCGACCATCAAAGAGATCAACCAGCAGCAGGGCATGACTGTCTTCCTGGTCGAGCAGAACGCCAATCACGCGCTGAAGCTCGCCCATCGCGGCTATGTCATGGTGAACGGTGTCATCACGCTGTCCGGCACTGGCCAGGAACTCCTGAGCAATGCCGAAGTTCGGGCGGCCTATCTGGAAGGGGGGCATTGAGATGAAAGAAGTGCTCGTTTTCCTCTTCCTCACCGTCATCATCTTCGGCGGCGCCTCGTTCCTGATGGGGCAGGCGATCGCTGAGACCTGGCGCCCGGTCTGGCAGAACGTCGTCTATGGCGCCTTGCTCGTGGCGGTGGAGCGGTTCTTCGCCGCGACGCTGTTCCAGGCACCGCCTTTCAACATCGGTGGGATCCTGCTTAATGCAGTGGTCATCATCGGCTTCG
This window contains:
- a CDS encoding ABC transporter ATP-binding protein, which encodes MNAPMISAPDTLLEVERLTMRFGGLVAINDVSFQAKKRQITGVIGPNGAGKTTLFNCITGFYKPTVGRIALQAEDREPYLLERMDGFRIGQKARVARTFQNIRLFSGMSVLENLMVAQHNKLMHASGWTVLGLLGLPSFRQAEAAAKELAVEWLERVKLTRVADEPAGSLPYGDQRRLEIARAMCTQPVLLCLDEPAAGLNPKESGELNALLLSIRDEFGIGLLLIEHDMSVVMGISDHIVVLDYGVKIADGTPAEIRNDPAVIRAYLGEEDTE
- a CDS encoding ABC transporter ATP-binding protein; this translates as MLTISRVHTFYGHIEALKGIDMEINQGEIVTLIGANGAGKSTLLMTICGTPRARSGRIVFEGKDIAQLPTYEIMRLGIAQSPEGRRIFPRMSVQENLRMGAITADPQYFEGDLERVFTIFPRLKERATQRGGTLSGGEQQMLAIARALMSRPRLLLLDEPSLGLAPIIVRQIFSTIKEINQQQGMTVFLVEQNANHALKLAHRGYVMVNGVITLSGTGQELLSNAEVRAAYLEGGH
- a CDS encoding DUF6867 family protein — protein: MKEVLVFLFLTVIIFGGASFLMGQAIAETWRPVWQNVVYGALLVAVERFFAATLFQAPPFNIGGILLNAVVIIGFALLAYRLTQVRKMVTQYPWLYERNGLFSWRDKAATGG